The Pieris rapae chromosome 1, ilPieRapa1.1, whole genome shotgun sequence genome contains the following window.
attaattttatgttaatgtatttttttttacagattacaagaaaaagaaaattcaagTGATTCAGATACaggttagttattttttatatactgttGTATAACATTATCTGCTCTCAAtgtaaacaaaagataaaaaatgtttttgaaatgaaaGTATTGTGACTTTAGCGGCTCACTCTGGTGGCAATATCTGCATACTAGTTTGTTGTTACACAAAATAGTCACTGTAACTATAACCAAAATCAGCATTTCATCCAAAGTCACTATAACCATTATTTTGTACTAAACTCATCTTTATAGATAAATGGTggcttatatattatagtggcgatatatatatctaaattaaatcCACTGTAGgtttttactaattaatgttaaaagctaatcttaaatattaatttaaagatccTGATCGACCCAAAAAAAGGCCCAGACCATCAACCCCATCAGATGATGATATTCCACCAGATGATGATGACAGTTCCTGGAATCTAATGGGAGCTGCTTTAGAAAGAGAGTTTTTAGCACAGGACTGATGTCAACACAAACaattagaaatatacatatggttaaataaattgtcttttataGTTAAATCTATTCATTTTCCCATAaagtatattgtaatatatattaatatattgtacataaataaaaattcagtcttcatattttcataatttttattatctacttTAATTATGCTACAATAAGgtctatgtataatttaaattgaatatggatcatttttatcaaaaacatgAAATCTTGTATATGTAGGTTTTGATGTGAAATCTTTTTTTCCTTCTTGCCAACCCCTTGGAGGTGCCTTTTTATAATCAAAGCCAGAATCTAACTTTCCATACAGTTCTGACTGTCTATCAATATCTTCACGGTATCTTTCTTTGGCTACTTTTTTGCCTGTGACTGGATCAGTTACATCTCCAAATGGATATACTACTTCCTCCACGGCAtgtgttattaatttagtcaTTTTATGGGGAAgagctttaattaaaacaatatcaccagttttacacattttatttggATCGTAACAGTAGTAGAAGTCATCCTTTTTGAAatactgaaaaaataaaaatacattttatattctttaaaaaatatttagctaTCAAAGCTGCATTAATTCTCTACTAACTT
Protein-coding sequences here:
- the LOC110995780 gene encoding 28S ribosomal protein S17, mitochondrial codes for the protein MANKIKDAAKKFLLLGQCVPTVKQNATKIRVKRLELDENLLMYFKKDDFYYCYDPNKMCKTGDIVLIKALPHKMTKLITHAVEEVVYPFGDVTDPVTGKKVAKERYREDIDRQSELYGKLDSGFDYKKAPPRGWQEGKKDFTSKPTYTRFHVFDKNDPYSI